The proteins below come from a single Kryptolebias marmoratus isolate JLee-2015 linkage group LG12, ASM164957v2, whole genome shotgun sequence genomic window:
- the arl6ip1 gene encoding ADP-ribosylation factor-like protein 6-interacting protein 1, with the protein MMSEGDNKSANLLAQETAQLEEQLQGWGEVILAGDRVLRWEKPWFPGALVGVTTVVFLLVYYLDPSVLTGLSCTVMLLCLADYLVPTLAPRVFGSNKWTTEQQQRFHEICGNLVRTQRRVVGWGKRLCALKEEKPKVYFTSVICSLLTVAWIGQQVHNLLLTYLIVSFLLLLPGLNQHGIITKYTSMAKREINKLLKQKEKKNE; encoded by the exons ATGATGTCTGAAGGCGACAACAAAAGCGCGAACCTATTA GCTCAGGAAACGgcccagctggaggagcagctgcagggaTGGGGAGAGGTGATCCTGGCCGGGGACCGGGTTCTGCGCTGGGAGAAACCTTGGTTCCCTGGAGCCCTGGTTGGTGTTACCACCGTGGTCTTCCT GCTGGTTTACTACCTGGACCCGTCGGTTCTGACCGGACTCTCCTGCACCGTCATGCTGCTCTGCCTGGCTGATTACCTTGTACCCACCCTCGCCCCCAGAGTCTTTGGCTCCAATAAGTG GACCaccgagcagcagcagcgtttCCATGAGATCTGCGGTAACCTGGTGAGGACTCAGCGTCGGGTCGTTGGCTGGGGGAAGCGTCTCTGCGCCCTCAAAGAGGAGAAGCCCAAAGTG TACTTCACCTCAGTGATCTGCAGCCTGCTGACGGTGGCCTGGATCGGACAGCAGGTCCACAACCTCCTCCTCACCTACCTGATCG tgagtttcctgctgctgctgccgggcCTGAACCAGCACGGCATCATCACGAAGTACACCTCCATGGCCAAGAGGGAGATCAACAAGCTGCTGaagcagaaggagaagaagaacgagtag